The following are encoded in a window of Streptomyces sp. SAT1 genomic DNA:
- a CDS encoding ATP-binding cassette domain-containing protein — protein sequence MTRIDKHPGGAGVAVTVRGLVKHYGETKALDGVDLDVREGTVMGVLGPNGAGKTTLVRILSTLLAPTSGEATVAGYDVVRQPRQLRRVIGLTGQYASVDEKLPGWENLYLIGRLLDLSRKDARTRADELLERFSLTEAAKRPASTYSGGMRRRLDLAASMIGRPAVLYLDEPTTGLDPRTRNEVWDEVKAMVGDGVTVLLTTQYMEEAEQLASELTVVDRGKVIAGGRIEELKAKVGGRTLRVRPADPGELRPLAGMLDELGITGLATTTVDTETGSLLVPVLSDEQLTAVVGAVTARGITITSITTELPSLDEVFLSLTGHRASAPQDASPADAREEVAV from the coding sequence ATGACACGAATCGACAAGCACCCCGGCGGCGCGGGGGTCGCCGTGACGGTACGGGGACTGGTCAAGCACTACGGCGAGACCAAGGCGCTGGACGGCGTCGACCTCGATGTGCGCGAGGGCACCGTGATGGGCGTGCTCGGGCCGAACGGCGCCGGCAAGACCACCCTCGTCCGCATCCTCTCCACCCTGCTCGCCCCCACCTCCGGCGAGGCCACCGTCGCCGGTTACGACGTGGTGCGCCAGCCCCGGCAGCTGCGCCGGGTCATCGGGCTCACCGGGCAGTACGCGTCCGTGGACGAGAAGCTGCCGGGCTGGGAGAACCTCTATCTGATCGGGCGGCTGCTGGACCTGTCCCGCAAGGACGCCCGCACCCGCGCCGACGAACTGCTGGAGCGGTTCTCGCTCACCGAGGCGGCCAAGCGCCCGGCCAGCACCTACTCCGGCGGCATGCGGCGCCGACTCGACCTGGCCGCGTCCATGATCGGACGCCCCGCGGTGCTCTACCTGGACGAGCCGACCACCGGCCTGGACCCGCGCACCCGCAACGAGGTCTGGGACGAGGTCAAGGCGATGGTCGGCGACGGCGTCACCGTGCTGCTGACCACCCAGTACATGGAGGAGGCCGAGCAGCTCGCCTCCGAGCTGACCGTGGTCGACCGCGGCAAGGTGATCGCGGGCGGCCGCATCGAGGAGCTGAAGGCCAAGGTCGGCGGGCGCACCCTGCGCGTCAGGCCGGCCGACCCGGGCGAACTGCGCCCGCTCGCCGGGATGCTGGACGAGCTGGGTATCACCGGGCTGGCGACGACCACCGTGGACACCGAGACCGGCTCGCTGCTGGTGCCCGTCCTCAGCGACGAGCAGCTGACCGCCGTGGTGGGCGCGGTGACCGCGCGCGGCATCACCATCACCTCCATCACCACCGAACTGCCCAGCCTGGACGAGGTCTTCCTGTCCCTCACCGGCCACCGCGCCAGTGCCCCGCAGGACGCCAGCCCCGCCGACGCCCGCGAGGAGGTCGCCGTATGA
- a CDS encoding MFS transporter: MPLALLALAVGAFGIGTTEFVMMGLLPDVADDLGISIPTAGHLVSAYALGVVIGAPLLAALTSRMSRRRVLIGLMALFVVGNALSALAPGHGWLLAARFLSGLPHGAFFGVGAVVATGMVPPERKARSVSLMFLGLTVANVAGVPVATLMGQHLGWRATFLGVGAIGVAAIAALALLIPRDPAHAAPAAGLRGELAALRSLPVWLALLTTVAGFGALFAAYSYITPMLTGTAGYAESSVTLLLALFGVGATAGNLLGGRLADHSMRGTLFGGLASLAVVLLLFPVLMRAGWSAALAVTLLGTAAFVTGSPLQLMVMEKAAAAPSLASSANQAAFNLANAGGAWIGGLALAAGFGATSPALAGGALAVLGLAVAAAAQAVDRRRPTPVPAARVVTGHVPEAAAPLHR; encoded by the coding sequence ATGCCCCTGGCCCTGCTCGCCCTCGCCGTGGGCGCCTTCGGCATCGGCACGACCGAGTTCGTCATGATGGGGCTGCTGCCCGACGTCGCCGACGACCTGGGCATCTCGATCCCCACCGCCGGGCACCTGGTCTCCGCGTACGCGCTGGGCGTGGTCATCGGCGCCCCGCTGCTGGCCGCGCTGACCTCCCGGATGTCCCGCCGCCGGGTGCTGATCGGCCTGATGGCGCTGTTCGTCGTGGGCAACGCCCTCTCCGCGCTCGCCCCCGGCCACGGCTGGCTGCTGGCGGCCCGCTTCCTGAGCGGGCTGCCGCACGGCGCCTTCTTCGGCGTCGGCGCGGTGGTCGCCACCGGGATGGTGCCGCCCGAGCGCAAGGCACGCTCGGTGTCGCTGATGTTCCTCGGCCTCACCGTGGCCAATGTCGCCGGGGTCCCGGTCGCCACGCTCATGGGCCAGCACCTGGGCTGGCGGGCGACCTTCCTCGGGGTCGGCGCGATCGGCGTGGCGGCCATCGCCGCGCTCGCCCTGCTCATCCCCCGCGACCCCGCGCACGCCGCCCCGGCGGCCGGACTGCGCGGCGAACTGGCCGCCCTGCGCTCGCTGCCCGTGTGGCTGGCGCTGCTGACCACTGTGGCCGGTTTCGGCGCGCTGTTCGCCGCCTACAGCTACATCACGCCGATGCTCACCGGCACCGCCGGGTACGCCGAGTCCAGCGTGACCCTGCTGCTGGCCCTGTTCGGCGTCGGCGCGACCGCGGGCAATCTGCTGGGCGGGCGGCTCGCCGACCACTCGATGCGCGGCACCCTCTTCGGCGGGCTGGCCTCGCTGGCCGTCGTGCTGCTCCTCTTCCCGGTGCTGATGCGGGCCGGGTGGAGCGCGGCGCTCGCGGTGACCCTGCTCGGCACGGCCGCCTTCGTCACCGGCTCCCCGCTCCAGCTCATGGTGATGGAGAAGGCGGCGGCGGCGCCCTCGCTGGCCTCCTCCGCCAACCAGGCCGCCTTCAACCTGGCCAACGCCGGGGGCGCCTGGATCGGCGGGCTCGCGCTGGCCGCGGGCTTCGGCGCGACCTCCCCGGCGCTCGCCGGCGGCGCCCTGGCCGTCCTCGGCCTGGCCGTGGCCGCCGCCGCGCAGGCCGTCGACCGCCGCCGTCCGACCCCGGTCCCCGCGGCCCGCGTCGTCACCGGCCACGTACCGGAGGCGGCCGCACCGCTGCACCGCTGA
- a CDS encoding ABC transporter permease: MSAVTTQIPTADVRIPLRGHLRHTGALIRRNLLWIRQDPESMFDALLMPIVFTLLFVYVFGGSIGQALGGGQSQYVQYVIPGMLAMNSMTLSQGVGTGFSQDFNSGVMDRFRSLPIGRGSVLFAKIAVELFRMLFATVVLMVVAALVGFHITHWTGLFATVGLSALFASSIMWVFLTLGVMLKNAQSVQAMGFLVLFPLQFGSSIFAPTQSMPGWLQHFTDYNPLSTLADAARGLMLGGPVAHDLWITVAWSVAITAVAAPLAIHKFRTKT; encoded by the coding sequence ATGAGCGCCGTCACCACTCAGATCCCGACCGCCGACGTGCGGATCCCGCTGCGCGGACATCTGCGGCACACCGGCGCGCTGATCCGGCGCAACCTGCTCTGGATCCGCCAGGACCCGGAGTCCATGTTCGACGCGCTGCTGATGCCGATCGTCTTCACCCTGCTGTTCGTGTACGTCTTCGGCGGCTCGATCGGGCAGGCGCTGGGCGGCGGCCAGTCGCAGTACGTGCAGTACGTCATCCCGGGCATGCTGGCGATGAACAGCATGACGCTGTCCCAGGGCGTCGGCACGGGCTTCAGCCAGGACTTCAACAGCGGTGTCATGGACCGCTTCCGGTCGCTGCCGATCGGCCGCGGCTCGGTGCTGTTCGCGAAGATCGCGGTCGAGCTGTTCCGGATGCTGTTCGCCACGGTCGTGCTGATGGTCGTCGCCGCGCTGGTCGGCTTCCACATCACCCACTGGACCGGTCTGTTCGCCACCGTGGGCCTGTCCGCGCTGTTCGCCTCGTCGATCATGTGGGTGTTCCTCACCCTCGGCGTCATGCTGAAGAACGCGCAGTCCGTGCAGGCGATGGGCTTCCTGGTGCTCTTCCCGCTCCAGTTCGGCTCGTCGATCTTCGCGCCGACCCAGTCGATGCCGGGCTGGCTCCAGCACTTCACCGACTACAACCCGCTCTCCACGCTCGCCGACGCGGCCCGCGGTCTGATGCTGGGCGGGCCGGTCGCGCACGACCTGTGGATCACCGTGGCCTGGTCGGTCGCGATCACCGCCGTCGCGGCCCCGCTCGCCATCCACAAGTTCCGCACCAAGACCTGA
- a CDS encoding MFS transporter, whose protein sequence is MTTPADRTAPGPGIPEAVHRRRWAILGVLMLSLLIVVLDNSILNVAIKTISTPAPTGLGATQSELEWAINAYTLVFAGLLFTSGLIGDRVGRKKVLLGGLVVFGIGSALAAESGSPGQLIAYRALMAVGAAFVMPATLAVLMNVFERDEQPKAIGIWAGGVGLAIAIGPITGGLLLDHFWWGSVFLINVPIVVAAVALMIWLVPDSRDPRPGRLDPVGVVLSVVGLVLLVYGIIKGGELADFTDPAVLATIIAGVVVLAAFIVFEKRSDHPSLDVTYFKNKVFSAAMAAIALVFFALMGVTFFSVFYTQSVRGYSPLESGLLMIPLAAAQMIFAPRARLVVDRFGYKATTTAGLVLLAGMLAAFAGFEADTPIWVLEVVFFLMGTGMAHIMTPTSVVIMQALPREKAGSASALSNTFRQVGGALGIAVLGSVLSTAYRNSIEGKLGMLPADLRGTAGESIEATLGVAEKLGPRGQALVDPANSAFLHAMHVTSLCGTVVALAGAVVVALFLPGRTPRRPENQEEPELVAAAD, encoded by the coding sequence ATGACTACTCCTGCCGACCGCACCGCCCCGGGCCCCGGGATCCCGGAAGCGGTGCACCGCCGCCGCTGGGCGATCCTCGGCGTCCTGATGCTGAGCCTGCTGATAGTGGTGCTCGACAACTCGATCCTGAACGTCGCCATCAAGACCATCTCGACCCCGGCCCCGACCGGGCTCGGGGCCACCCAGAGCGAGCTGGAGTGGGCGATCAACGCCTACACGCTCGTCTTCGCCGGCCTGCTGTTCACCTCGGGCCTGATCGGGGACCGGGTGGGCCGCAAGAAGGTGCTGCTCGGCGGTCTCGTCGTCTTCGGCATCGGCTCCGCGCTGGCCGCCGAGTCCGGCTCGCCGGGCCAGCTGATCGCCTACCGCGCCCTGATGGCGGTGGGCGCCGCGTTCGTCATGCCGGCCACCCTCGCCGTCCTGATGAACGTCTTCGAGCGCGACGAGCAGCCCAAGGCCATCGGCATCTGGGCGGGCGGCGTCGGCCTCGCCATCGCCATCGGCCCGATCACCGGCGGTCTGCTGCTGGACCACTTCTGGTGGGGCTCGGTCTTCCTGATCAACGTGCCGATCGTCGTCGCCGCGGTGGCGCTGATGATCTGGCTGGTGCCCGACTCGCGCGACCCGCGCCCCGGCCGCCTCGACCCGGTCGGCGTCGTACTGTCCGTGGTCGGCCTGGTGCTGCTCGTCTACGGCATCATCAAGGGCGGCGAACTGGCCGACTTCACCGACCCTGCCGTGCTGGCGACCATCATCGCCGGTGTCGTCGTCCTCGCGGCGTTCATCGTCTTCGAGAAGCGCAGCGACCACCCGTCGCTGGACGTCACCTACTTCAAGAACAAGGTCTTCTCGGCCGCCATGGCCGCCATCGCGCTGGTCTTCTTCGCCCTGATGGGCGTCACGTTCTTCTCGGTCTTCTACACCCAGAGCGTGCGCGGCTACTCCCCGCTGGAGTCCGGCCTGCTCATGATCCCGCTGGCCGCCGCGCAGATGATCTTCGCGCCGCGGGCCCGGCTGGTCGTCGACCGCTTCGGCTACAAGGCGACCACCACGGCGGGCCTGGTGCTGCTGGCCGGGATGCTCGCCGCGTTCGCCGGGTTCGAGGCCGACACCCCGATCTGGGTGCTGGAGGTCGTCTTCTTCCTCATGGGCACCGGCATGGCGCACATCATGACGCCGACCAGCGTGGTCATCATGCAGGCCCTGCCCCGCGAGAAGGCGGGCTCGGCCTCCGCGCTGAGCAACACCTTCCGCCAGGTCGGCGGCGCGCTCGGCATCGCCGTCCTCGGCTCGGTGCTCTCCACCGCGTACCGCAACAGCATCGAGGGCAAGCTCGGAATGCTCCCGGCGGACCTGCGCGGCACGGCGGGCGAGTCCATCGAGGCCACGCTCGGCGTCGCCGAGAAGCTCGGCCCGCGCGGGCAGGCCCTGGTCGACCCGGCCAACAGCGCCTTCCTGCACGCCATGCACGTGACCTCGCTGTGCGGCACCGTGGTGGCGCTGGCCGGCGCGGTCGTGGTGGCCCTCTTCCTGCCCGGCCGCACCCCGCGCCGGCCCGAGAACCAGGAGGAACCGGAACTGGTGGCGGCGGCCGACTGA
- a CDS encoding NAD+ synthase has translation MPQLRLALNQIDSRVGDLAANSEAVVRWTRHSAEQGAHLVAFPEMVLTGYPVEDLALRSSFVEASRAALRALAARLAEEGLGELPVVVGYLDRCETAQPKYGMPAGAPQNAAAVLHRGEVVLAFAKHHLPNYGVFDEFRYFVPGDTMPVLRVHGVDVALAICEDLWQDGGRVPAARTARAGLLLSVNASPYEREKDDTRLELVRKRAQEAGCTTAYLAMTGGQDELVFDGDSIVVGADGEVIARAPQFTEGCVVLDLELPAVAADAVADGQRVDDGLRVERVVLSEEPLPAYEPRFTGGYTERLDDDEEVYTALVTGLRAYVRKNGFRSVLIGLSGGIDSALVAAIACDAVGAENVYGISMPSKYSSEHSRGDAAELARRTGLHFRTVSIAPMFDAYMGSLGLTGLAEENLQSRLRGTLLMAVSNQEGHIVLAPGNKSELAVGYSTLYGDSVGAYGPIKDVYKTSVFRLAEWRNRAAAERGQTPPIPENSISKPPSAELRPGQVDTDSLPDYPVLDAILELYVDRDRGGDEIVAAGYDRELVVKTLTMVDRAEYKRRQYPPGTKISAKGFGKDRRLPITDGWRERA, from the coding sequence GTGCCTCAACTACGTCTCGCCCTGAATCAGATCGACTCGCGCGTCGGCGACCTCGCCGCGAACTCCGAGGCGGTCGTCCGCTGGACCCGGCACTCCGCCGAGCAGGGAGCGCATCTCGTGGCGTTCCCCGAGATGGTGCTGACCGGGTATCCCGTCGAGGACCTGGCGCTCAGGTCGTCCTTCGTGGAGGCGTCCCGGGCCGCGCTGCGCGCCCTCGCCGCCCGGCTCGCCGAGGAGGGCCTCGGGGAGCTGCCGGTCGTCGTCGGCTATCTCGACCGCTGCGAGACCGCCCAGCCGAAGTACGGCATGCCGGCCGGCGCGCCGCAGAACGCGGCGGCGGTGCTGCACCGCGGCGAGGTGGTGCTGGCCTTCGCCAAGCACCACCTGCCGAACTACGGCGTCTTCGACGAGTTCCGCTACTTCGTGCCCGGCGACACCATGCCCGTCCTGCGGGTGCACGGCGTCGACGTGGCGCTCGCCATCTGCGAGGACCTGTGGCAGGACGGCGGGCGCGTCCCGGCCGCCCGCACCGCGCGCGCGGGCCTGCTGCTGTCCGTGAACGCCTCCCCCTACGAGCGGGAGAAGGACGACACCCGCCTGGAGCTGGTGCGCAAGCGGGCCCAGGAGGCCGGCTGCACCACCGCGTACCTGGCCATGACCGGCGGACAGGACGAGCTGGTCTTCGACGGCGACTCCATCGTGGTCGGCGCGGACGGCGAGGTGATCGCGCGGGCGCCGCAGTTCACCGAGGGCTGTGTGGTGCTGGACCTGGAGCTGCCCGCGGTGGCGGCCGACGCGGTCGCCGACGGGCAGCGGGTGGACGACGGGCTGCGCGTGGAGCGGGTGGTGCTGTCCGAGGAGCCGCTGCCCGCGTACGAGCCGCGGTTCACCGGCGGCTACACCGAGCGGCTGGACGACGACGAGGAGGTCTACACGGCGCTCGTCACGGGCCTGCGGGCGTACGTCCGCAAGAACGGCTTCCGGTCCGTCCTCATCGGCCTGTCCGGCGGCATCGACTCGGCGCTGGTCGCGGCGATCGCCTGCGACGCCGTGGGCGCGGAGAACGTGTACGGGATCTCGATGCCGTCCAAGTACTCCTCCGAGCACTCCAGGGGCGACGCGGCCGAGCTGGCCCGGCGCACCGGGCTGCACTTCCGCACGGTGTCGATCGCCCCCATGTTCGACGCGTACATGGGCTCGCTGGGGCTGACCGGGCTGGCCGAGGAGAACCTCCAGTCCCGGCTGCGCGGCACCCTGCTGATGGCGGTCTCCAACCAGGAGGGCCACATCGTCCTCGCCCCCGGCAACAAGTCGGAGCTGGCGGTGGGCTACTCGACGCTGTACGGCGACTCGGTGGGCGCGTACGGCCCGATCAAGGACGTGTACAAGACGTCGGTGTTCCGGCTGGCCGAGTGGCGCAACCGGGCCGCCGCCGAGCGCGGCCAGACCCCGCCGATCCCGGAGAACTCGATCAGCAAGCCGCCGAGCGCGGAGCTGCGCCCCGGGCAGGTCGACACGGACTCGCTGCCGGACTACCCGGTGCTGGACGCGATCCTGGAGCTGTACGTGGACCGGGACAGGGGCGGCGACGAGATCGTCGCGGCGGGCTACGACCGCGAGCTGGTCGTGAAGACGCTGACGATGGTCGACCGGGCCGAGTACAAGCGGCGCCAGTACCCGCCGGGCACCAAGATCTCCGCCAAGGGCTTCGGCAAGGACCGCAGGCTGCCGATCACCGACGGCTGGCGCGAGCGGGCGTAG
- the panB gene encoding 3-methyl-2-oxobutanoate hydroxymethyltransferase, which produces MTQLPAAQPAQKSTSDGSAKTLYGGKGTRRITVRDLALAKERGEKWPMLTAYDAMTASVFDEAGIPVMLVGDSAGNCHLGYETTVPVTLDEMAMMAAAVVRGTRRALIVGDLPFGSYQEGPVQALRSATRLVKEAGVGAVKLEGGERSHEQIRLLVEAGIPVMAHIGLTPQSVNAMGYRVQGRGEEAAQQMLRDAKAVQDAGAFAVVLELVPAELAAEVTRVLHIPTVGIGAGPDTDAQVLVWTDMLGLTGGRVPKFVKKYADLRGVLGDAARSFAEDVIGGAFPLEEHSVH; this is translated from the coding sequence ATGACGCAGCTTCCGGCTGCCCAGCCTGCACAGAAGAGCACCTCCGACGGCAGTGCCAAGACGCTGTACGGAGGAAAGGGCACCCGCCGCATCACCGTCCGCGACCTCGCCCTCGCCAAGGAGCGCGGCGAGAAGTGGCCCATGCTCACCGCCTACGACGCGATGACCGCCTCCGTCTTCGACGAGGCCGGCATCCCCGTGATGCTGGTCGGCGACTCGGCGGGCAACTGCCACCTCGGGTACGAGACGACCGTGCCCGTCACCCTCGACGAGATGGCCATGATGGCGGCCGCCGTGGTGCGCGGCACCCGGCGCGCCCTGATCGTCGGCGACCTCCCCTTCGGCTCCTACCAGGAGGGCCCGGTGCAGGCGCTGCGCTCGGCCACCCGCCTGGTGAAGGAGGCGGGGGTCGGCGCCGTGAAGCTGGAGGGCGGCGAGCGCTCGCACGAGCAGATCCGCCTGCTGGTGGAGGCCGGCATCCCGGTCATGGCCCACATCGGCCTGACCCCGCAGTCCGTCAACGCCATGGGCTACCGCGTCCAGGGCCGCGGCGAGGAGGCCGCCCAGCAGATGCTGCGCGACGCCAAGGCCGTCCAGGACGCGGGCGCCTTCGCCGTCGTCCTGGAGCTGGTCCCGGCGGAGCTGGCGGCCGAGGTGACGCGGGTGCTGCACATCCCGACCGTCGGCATCGGCGCCGGACCCGACACGGACGCCCAGGTCCTGGTCTGGACGGACATGCTCGGCCTGACCGGCGGCCGGGTGCCCAAGTTCGTCAAGAAGTACGCCGACCTGCGCGGCGTCCTGGGCGACGCGGCGCGGTCCTTCGCCGAGGACGTGATCGGCGGAGCGTTCCCGCTGGAGGAGCACTCCGTCCACTGA
- a CDS encoding TetR/AcrR family transcriptional regulator, whose translation MSLADSQAAPECPVRGRPRSEAVERAIVEGVMKLLEEGVPLAELSIERIARTAGVGKATIYRRWSGKEELFADVVRAAEPPDADLPGTSMRDDLVALLEQLRRRGLISRSSAILHNVYAQMKSSPKIWCAYHATVVEPRRRIQVEVLRRGQLTGELRADVDVELLNDILVGPMLVRSIMRPDLDLPEGLSEQIVDTVLEGLRPVPRPAGPAPE comes from the coding sequence GTGAGCCTCGCCGACAGCCAAGCCGCCCCGGAGTGCCCCGTGCGGGGCCGCCCCCGGAGCGAGGCGGTGGAACGCGCCATCGTCGAAGGGGTGATGAAGCTCTTGGAAGAGGGCGTGCCGCTGGCCGAACTCTCCATCGAGCGCATCGCCCGGACGGCGGGCGTCGGCAAAGCCACCATCTACCGCCGCTGGAGCGGCAAGGAGGAGCTGTTCGCCGACGTCGTACGGGCCGCCGAACCGCCCGACGCCGATCTGCCCGGCACCTCCATGCGCGACGATCTGGTGGCGCTGCTGGAGCAGTTGCGCCGGCGCGGGCTGATCAGCCGCTCCTCGGCGATCCTGCACAACGTCTACGCCCAGATGAAGAGCAGCCCGAAGATCTGGTGCGCCTACCACGCCACCGTCGTCGAGCCCCGGCGCCGGATCCAGGTGGAGGTGCTGCGCCGCGGCCAGCTCACCGGTGAACTGCGCGCGGACGTCGACGTGGAACTGCTCAACGACATCCTCGTCGGACCCATGCTGGTGCGCAGCATCATGCGGCCCGATCTGGACCTGCCCGAGGGGCTGTCGGAGCAGATCGTGGACACGGTCCTGGAGGGCCTGCGGCCCGTGCCGCGCCCGGCCGGTCCGGCGCCGGAGTGA
- a CDS encoding endonuclease/exonuclease/phosphatase family protein has translation MAQQAYLTETDDGGSGPERSENRIRRLLDRLLRGWRGDRRIWRRGIVSAVLAVLAALVMLLHSHIPNRVGNLGSLTETFLPWLGLLVPVLLVVALVRKSATALIALVLPVAVWLNLFGGLVTDKTGGGGDLTVATHNVNADNPDPTGTARQVAASGADVLALEELKAAAVPVYERALASAYKYHAVEGTVGVWSKYPLSDVRPVDLRLGWTRALRATVATPEGPLAVYVAHMPSVRVKLNAGFTAQQRDHSATALGTAIAHEKLERVVLLGDLNGTMNDRSLGAVTSQMRSTQGAAGSGFGFSWPASFPLARIDQIMVRGVEPVSSWTLPRTDSDHLPIAARVKVTTSATSS, from the coding sequence ATGGCGCAGCAGGCGTACTTGACGGAGACGGACGACGGCGGCTCGGGGCCCGAGCGCTCGGAGAACCGGATTCGGCGCCTGCTGGACCGGCTGCTGCGCGGCTGGCGCGGCGACCGCCGGATCTGGCGGCGGGGCATCGTCTCGGCGGTCCTCGCGGTGCTGGCCGCGCTGGTGATGCTGCTGCACTCGCACATCCCCAACCGGGTCGGCAACCTGGGCAGTCTGACGGAGACCTTCCTGCCCTGGCTGGGGCTGCTCGTGCCGGTGCTGCTGGTGGTGGCGCTGGTGCGCAAGTCGGCCACCGCGCTGATCGCGCTGGTGCTGCCCGTCGCCGTCTGGCTGAACCTCTTCGGCGGCCTGGTCACCGACAAGACCGGCGGCGGTGGTGATCTGACGGTGGCCACGCACAACGTCAACGCGGACAACCCCGATCCCACCGGGACCGCGCGACAGGTCGCCGCGTCCGGCGCGGACGTGCTGGCGCTGGAGGAGCTGAAGGCCGCCGCGGTGCCGGTGTACGAGCGGGCGCTGGCGTCGGCGTACAAGTACCACGCCGTGGAGGGCACGGTGGGGGTGTGGAGCAAGTACCCGCTCAGCGATGTCCGCCCGGTCGACCTCCGGCTCGGCTGGACCCGCGCCCTGCGCGCCACGGTGGCCACGCCCGAGGGCCCGCTCGCGGTGTACGTCGCCCACATGCCCTCGGTCCGGGTGAAGCTGAACGCCGGGTTCACCGCGCAGCAGCGGGACCACAGCGCGACCGCGCTGGGCACGGCCATCGCACACGAGAAGCTGGAGCGGGTGGTGCTGCTCGGCGATCTGAACGGCACGATGAACGACCGCTCGCTGGGCGCGGTCACCTCCCAGATGCGCTCGACGCAGGGCGCGGCGGGCAGCGGCTTCGGCTTCAGCTGGCCGGCCTCGTTCCCGCTGGCCCGGATCGACCAGATCATGGTCAGGGGCGTGGAGCCGGTAAGCTCCTGGACGCTGCCGCGCACGGACAGCGACCATCTGCCGATCGCGGCGCGTGTGAAGGTCACCACATCGGCAACCAGCTCGTAA